A stretch of the Arachis stenosperma cultivar V10309 chromosome 6, arast.V10309.gnm1.PFL2, whole genome shotgun sequence genome encodes the following:
- the LOC130935600 gene encoding uncharacterized protein LOC130935600 codes for MAEDLVLDTAIRDWVLIPLSVVMVLIGVLRYFVSKLMRSSQTPDVKIVKEGQIMLRARNLRAGANFIPAKAFRARKIYFCNEENGLLFVPKGQAQNPQAQMFSDPNMAMDMMKKNLSMIIPQTLTFAWVNFFFSGFVAAKIPFPLTQRFRSMLQNGIDLSTVDVSYVSSRSWYFLNLFGLRGLFSLILGEENAVDDTQRMMQMGGFGMDPSKGSSAEKDNLDITQHDWALPNFEQRAEAVLRKVIN; via the exons ATGGCAGAAGATCTGGTTCTAGATACTGCAATCAGAGACTGGGTGCTGATCCCTCTCTCTGTGGTTATGGTTCTAATTGGTGTGCTCCGGTATTTTGTCTCTAAGCTTATGCGCTCTTCCCAAACCCCTGATGTCAAAATTGTCAAAGAAGG GCAAATTATGCTTAGAGCTCGGAACCTGCGTGCCGGAGCGAATTTCATTCCAGCGAAGGCTTTCCGTGCCCGCAAGATTTACTTTTGTAACGAG GAAAATGGGCTGTTGTTTGTTCCAAAGGGCCAAGCGCAGAATCCGCAAGCTCAGATGTTCTCCGATCCAAACATGGCCATGGATATGATGAAGAAAAACCTTTCTATGATCATTCCTCAg ACTCTTACCTTTGCTTGGGtgaactttttcttttctggtTTTGTAGCAG CCAAGATACCCTTTCCTCTGACACAGAGATTTAGGTCGATGTTACAGAATGGAATAGACCTAAGCACAGTAGATGTTAGCTATGTTAGCAGCCGCTCCTG GTACTTCCTCAATTTGTTTGGATTACGAGGATTGTTTAGTCTCATCTTGGGGGAGGAAAATG CTGTGGATGATACACAACGTATGATGCAAATGGGTGGATTTGGAATGGACCCTTCAAAG GGCTCGAGTGCCGAGAAAGACAATCTTGACATAACACAACATGATTGGGCCTTACCAAATTTCGAGCAACGTGCTGAAGCTGTGTTAAGGAAAGTTATCAATTGA